In Mercenaria mercenaria strain notata chromosome 14, MADL_Memer_1, whole genome shotgun sequence, the following are encoded in one genomic region:
- the LOC123527210 gene encoding orexin receptor type 2-like has product MDIAISSLSVSTESNSGSDKSSWTDSTQLAEYLNEDIQRIVLPTIVFIGAEMVLGFVGNLLFLYVFGFRYHVCNYKYFVLSLAVIDILTTVTTMPGEMITQIYWYVYSVNLVCKVKSFCNVFTLTAEALCLLAIAIDRYRKVCRPLAWQIKTKCAKIICFCIPVVAFFIALPTPFLWGERTLLKTYKNMTLNVTICEKDDKFESTNYPLIYISIVSGIISAILAFMFSRYAYVFGTIIKERRRSKKIKQNHPVGLKFLVQTSPSSVTSDEANRCEEASDSGVIDIGETSTTSGSQQPSSLLNAAQSDVSKSEKLRKHSARLRKSKRVRRKTLIMFIVTLVFIVTTIVYLILVSIIASTDDILQKLNDASKAVYFFFLRLYFINHVINPFIYGVLDPEFKHTKYLLVSFF; this is encoded by the coding sequence ATGGATATTGCTATATCTTCGCTTTCAGTGTCAACTGAATCTAATTCAGGGTCAGATAAAAGTTCCTGGACGGACTCCACGCAATTGGCAGAATATTTGAATGAAGACATACAACGCATTGTTTTGCCAACCATTGTGTTTATTGGAGCCGAGATGGTGTTAGGCTTTGTAGGAAATCTGCTGTTTCTTTACGTGTTCGGTTTCCGGTACCATGTTTgtaattacaaatactttgtcTTGAGCTTGGCAGTAATTGATATACTGACAACTGTGACAACAATGCCAGGGGAGATGATTACTCAAATTTATTGGTACGTGTATAGTGTAAATCTAGTTTGTAAAGTGAAATCGTTCTGTAATGTTTTTACTCTGACAGCGGAAGCCCTATGCCTTCTTGCAATCGCTATTGACCGTTACAGAAAAGTGTGCCGACCACTTGCTTGGCAAATTAAAACCAAATGTGCAAAAATAATATGCTTTTGTATACCTGTGGTAGCATTTTTCATCGCTCTACCCACCCCTTTCCTTTGGGGTGAACGCACCTTATTAAAGACGTACAAAAATATGACACTGAACGTGACTATCTGCGAAAAAGATGACAAATTTGAATCAACAAATTATCCactgatatatatttcaatagTGAGTGGTATCATATCTGCCATCTTGGCGTTCATGTTCAGCAGATATGCTTATGTCTTTGGGACCATCATTAAAGAAAGACGACGAAGTAAGAAGATCAAACAAAACCATCCAGTTGGCTTGAAGTTTCTCGTTCAAACTTCTCCTAGCTCGGTCACTTCAGACGAAGCAAACAGGTGTGAAGAAGCAAGTGATTCCGGTGTAATAGACATAGGTGAAACATCTACAACCAGTGGATCACAACAGCCATCATCGCTTTTAAATGCAGCCCAGAGTGATGTCTCAAAATCGGAAAAATTGAGAAAACATTCAGCGAGGCTGAGGAAGTCAAAACGTGTGCGACGAAAAACTTTAATAATGTTTATTGTCACCTTAGTCTTCATTGTTACGACCATTGTGTACCTTATACTTGTCTCAATCATTGCAAGTACAGACGACATTCTCCAAAAACTTAACGATGCAAGTAAAGCTGTCTATTTCTTTTTCTTGCGTCTTTACTTCATAAACCATGTGATCAATCCATTTATATATGGAGTGCTAGATCCAGAATTCAAGCACACGAAGTATTTGCTAGTAAGCTTTTTCTAG
- the LOC123526759 gene encoding orexin receptor type 2-like — protein MPILELSSMLVSTESNWVSNDESSSLSSRQLSEYLNEEIQRIVMPTIVFIGAEMVLDFVGNLLVLYVFGFRYHVCNCKYFVLSLAVIDILTTVTTMPGEIITQIYWYVYSANVVCKVKSFCNVFTLTAEALCLLAIAIDRYRKVCRPFAWQIKTKYARIICLCIPVVALFIALPTPFLWGERSVLKTYGNYTVNVTICEKDEKFKSTNYPMIYISMVNGTICSILALMFSSYMYVFGKLVKERRRSKRNKQTCKVGVKLPVKTSPSSNSSREANRLDETSDSGVIDQGETSTTSASLKPTQILSATQKADTPMPKHLISLRKSSTRLGKDKCVRRKTLIMFIVTLAFIVTAIAYLILVSIIASENDILQKLSDASKAVYFFFLRLYFINHVINPFIYGLLDHEFKETMQMLVIRVSSRRNCCIQSRRSEN, from the coding sequence ATGCCGATATTGGAATTATCTTCGATGTTAGTGTCAACTGAATCAAACTGGGTGTCAAATGATGAAAGTTCCAGCCTGAGCTCAAGGCAACTGTCGGAATATCTCAATGAAGAGATACAACGCATTGTCATGCCAACCATTGTGTTTATTGGAGCCGAGATGGTGTTAGACTTTGTAGGAAATCTTCTTGTTCTTTACGTGTTCGGTTTCCGGTACCATGTTTGTAATTGCAAATACTTTGTCTTGAGCTTGGCAGTAATTGATATACTGACAACGGTGACAACAATGCCAGGGGAGATAATTACTCAGATTTATTGGTACGTGTATAGTGCAAATGTAGTTTGTAAAGTGAAATCGTTCTGTAATGTATTCACTCTGACAGCGGAGGCCTTATGTCTTCTTGCAATCGCTATTGACCGTTACAGAAAAGTGTGCCGACCATTTGCTTGGCAAATTAAAACCAAATATGCAAGAATCATATGCCTTTGTATACCTGTGGTAGCATTATTCATCGCTCTACCTACCCCTTTCCTTTGGGGTGAACGCAGTGTTCTTAAAACATACGGGAACTATACAGTGAACGTGACAATCTGcgaaaaagatgaaaaattcaAGTCGACAAATTACCCAATGATATATATTTCGATGGTAAATGGAACCATATGTTCCATACTGGCTCTCATGTTCAGTAGTTATATGTATGTGTTTGGGAAACTCGTAAAAGAAAGGCGAAGAAGTAAAAGGAACAAGCAAACTTGCAAGGTTGGCGTGAAGCTTCCAGTGAAAACGTCTCCTAGTTCAAACTCTTCTAGAGAAGCAAACAGACTTGACGAAACTAGCGATTCTGGTGTAATTGACCAAGGTGAAACATCAACAACCAGTGCATCACTGAAACCGACACAGATTTTAAGTGCAACTCAGAAAGCTGATACACCAATGCCAAAACATTTGATATCACTGCGTAAGAGTTCAACAAGATTAGGGAAGGACAAATGTGTGAGAAGAAAAACTTTAATCATGTTCATTGTGACTTTGGCTTTCATAGTTACGGCCATTGCGTACCTTATACTTGTCTCGATCATTGCAAGCGAAAACGACATTCTCCAGAAGCTCAGCGACGCAAGTAAAGCCGTGTATTTCTTTTTCCTACGCCTTTACTTTATTAATCACGTAATAAATCCGTTTATATATGGACTGCTAGATCACGAATTCAAAGAGACGATGCAAATGCTAGTAATACGTGTATCTAGTAGGAGGAATTGTTGTATTCAATCAAGACGTTCAGAAAACTGA